From Halotia branconii CENA392, the proteins below share one genomic window:
- a CDS encoding metallophosphoesterase yields the protein MRINKWLKQASNLAWRCLGWCIILGCCTLLYAKLIEPNWIEINSLQLTLPHLSSEFNGYRIVQISDIHRDRWMTPRRIKRIVHLVNQQKPDLVAITGDLITRHSPQLIPTLEVPLAQLKPKDQTVAVLGNHDHENDTKKIIKVLEQSGILHLGNAVYTLQRGSATLHIAGVDDVGMGEDRLDLVMQRLPDEGAAILLAHEPDFADTSATTGRFDLQLSGHSHGGQVRLPFLKPPILPPWGQEYYLGCYQVKEMLLYTNRGLGMTGLHLRFFARPEITVFTLVAPKF from the coding sequence TTGAGAATTAATAAGTGGCTCAAACAAGCCAGTAATTTAGCTTGGCGATGTTTAGGATGGTGCATTATTTTAGGATGCTGTACCTTACTATACGCCAAGTTAATTGAACCGAATTGGATCGAGATTAATTCTTTACAACTGACCCTACCTCATCTTTCATCGGAATTTAATGGTTATCGCATTGTGCAAATCAGCGATATTCATCGAGATAGATGGATGACTCCAAGACGTATAAAACGTATTGTTCACTTGGTTAATCAACAAAAACCAGACTTAGTAGCAATTACAGGTGATTTAATTACTCGTCATTCACCGCAGTTAATTCCTACTCTTGAAGTTCCCTTAGCTCAACTTAAGCCCAAAGATCAAACTGTGGCAGTATTGGGTAATCATGACCACGAAAACGACACTAAGAAAATTATCAAGGTACTGGAACAAAGCGGTATATTACACCTTGGTAACGCTGTTTATACACTACAGCGGGGTAGTGCAACGTTGCATATCGCTGGGGTAGATGATGTGGGCATGGGTGAAGACCGTTTGGATTTAGTTATGCAACGCTTACCTGATGAGGGTGCGGCAATTTTATTAGCCCATGAGCCAGATTTTGCTGATACTAGCGCTACTACAGGGCGGTTTGATTTGCAACTATCAGGGCATTCTCACGGCGGACAGGTGCGTTTACCTTTTCTCAAGCCGCCGATTCTACCACCTTGGGGTCAAGAGTATTACTTAGGATGTTATCAGGTAAAAGAGATGCTCTTATACACCAATCGCGGCTTAGGTATGACCGGATTGCATCTGCGCTTTTTTGCTCGTCCTGAAATTACAGTGTTTACTTTGGTTGCACCTAAATTTTGA